A genome region from Carya illinoinensis cultivar Pawnee chromosome 2, C.illinoinensisPawnee_v1, whole genome shotgun sequence includes the following:
- the LOC122300213 gene encoding importin beta-like SAD2 isoform X1 has product MDLPSLLVILQGALCPSPDERKAAEQSLNQFQYAPQHLVRVLQIIVDNNCDMAVRQVASIHFKNFIAKNWSPHEPGVGRLAYEQRKISQTDKNMVRDNILVFVPQLPPLLRVQIGECLKTIIHADYPEQWPHLLDWVKHNLQDKQVYGALYVLRILARKYEFKSDEERTPVYHIVEETFPHLLNIYNRLVQIVKPSLDVAELIKFICKIFWSSIYLEIPKQLFDPNLFNAWMILFLNVLERPVPLEGQPVDLEIRKSWGWWKVKKWTIHILNRLYTRFGDLKLQNPENKAFAQMFQKNYAGKILECHLNLLNVICVGGYLPDRVINLILQYLTNSISKNAMYNLLQSRLDTLLFEIIFPLMCFNDTDQKLWDEDPHEYVRKGYDIIEDLYSPRTAAMDFVSELVRKRGKENLHKFIQFIVEIFKSYDEALVEYKPYRQKDGALLAVGALCDKLKQTEPYRSQLEHMLVQHVFPEFTSPFGHLRAKAAWVAGQYAHINFSDQNTFRKALHSVVSGMRDPELPVRIDSVFALRSFVEACRGIYMLHTMYLNEIRPILPQLLDEFFKLMNEVENEDLVFTLETIVDKFGEEMAPYALGLCKNLAAAFWRCMNTAEADDEVDDPGALAAVGCLRATSTILESVSRLPHIVVEIEPTLLPIMRRMLTSDGQEVFEEVLEIVSYITLFSPTISLEMWGLWSLMMEALADFAIDYFPNILVPLGNYLSRGTAHFLTCKEPDYQQSLWTMISSIMGDKNVEDNDIEPAPKLIQVVFQNCKGQVDQWVEPYLRITVERLRRAEKSYMKCLLMQVIADALFYNSALALGILQKLGVATEIFNLWFQMLQEVKKSGVRVNFKREHDKKVCCLGLTSLLALPAGHLPGEALGRIFRAILDLLVAYKDQIAEAAKEEEVEDDDDMDGFQTDDEEDDGDVSDKEMGVDTEDGDKADSIRLQKLAEQAKAFRPYDEDDDDSDDDYSDDEELQSPIDEVDPFVFFVDTVKSLQVSDPLRFQNLTQTLDFHCQALANGVAQHAEQRKAEIEKERMEKVAAGGS; this is encoded by the exons ATGGACCTTCCCAGCCTCCTCGTCATCCTCCAGGGTGCTCTTTGCCCCAGCCCCGATGAGCGCAAGGCCGCGGAGCAAAGCCTCAATCAG TTTCAGTACGCACCTCAACATTTGGTGAGGGTATTGCAAATTATCGTGGATAATAACTGCGACATGGCCGTGCGCCAAGTCGCCAGCATTCATTTCAAGAACTTCATCGCCAAGAACTGGTCTCCTCATGAGCCTGGTGTGGGACGCCTTGCTT ATGAGCAGCGGAAGATTTCCCAAACCGACAAAAACATGGTGAGGGACAATATCCTAGTGTTCGTACCACAACTTCCTCCTCTGTTAAG GGTACAGATAGGTGAGTGCCTCAAGACGATTATCCATGCTGACTACCCTGAACAATGGCCACACCTTTTGGACTGGGTGAAGCATAACTTACAAGATAAGCAAGTCTATGGAGCTTTGTATGTGTTACGGATACTTGCTAGAAAATATGA GTTCAAGTCTGATGAGGAGAGAACACCGGTTTATCACATTGTTGAGGAGACATTCCCTCATTTGCTCAATATATATAACAGGCTTGTGCAGATTGTCAAGCCATCGCTTGATGTGGCGGAGCTGATCAagtttatttgtaaaatattttggtCATCCATATAT TTGGAGATTCCCAAGCAGCTCTTTGATCCGAATCTCTTCAATGCTTGGATGATTCTTTTTCTAAATGTATTGGAGAGGCCTGTCCCCTTAGAAGGGCAGCCTGTTGACCTTGAGATTAGGAAATCATGGGGGTGGTGGAAGGTCAAGAAATGGACAATTCACATTTTAAATAGGCTATACACTAG GTTTGGTGATTTGAAACTTCAAAACCCAGAAAACAAAGCTTTTGCGCAGATGTTTCAGAAGAATTATGCAGGAAAGATTTTGGAATGTCACTTAAATTTGCTGAATGTCATTTGTGTCGGTGGATATTTACCTGACAGAGTTATCAATCTGATTCTTCAATATCTAACCAACAG TATCTCGAAGAACGCAATGTATAACCTGCTCCAATCTCGACTTGATACTCTTCTTTTTGAGATAATTTTTCCCCTTATGTGCTTCAATGACACTGATCAAAAGCTTTGGGATGAAGACCCACATGAGTACGTGAGGAAGGGTTATG ATATCATTGAAGATCTATACAGTCCAAGGACTGCTGCCATGGATTTTGTCAGTGAGCTGGTTAGAAAACGTGGAAAAGAAAATCTTCATAAGTTTATTCAATTCATTGTGGAAATTTTTAAAAg TTATGATGAAGCACTGGTAGAGTACAAACCCTATAGACAGAAAGATGGTGCACTTCTCGCTGTTGGAGCTCTTTGTGATAAATTGAAGCAAACTGAACCTTACAGGTCTCAACTTGAGCATATGTTAGTGCAACATGTTTTCCCTGAGTTCACTAGTCCATTTGGGCATCTTAGGGCCAAG GCTGCATGGGTTGCAGGACAGTATGCCCATATAAATTTCTCGGATCAGAACACTTTCCGTAAGGCTTTACACAGTGTTGTGTCTGGGATGCGGGATCCAGAACTTCCTGTTCGTATTGATTCTGTTTTTGCTTTGCGCTCTTTTGTTGAAGCTTGCAGAGGTATATATATGCTGCACACTATGT ATTTGAATGAAATTCGCCCAATTCTTCCTCAACTCCTTGATG AGTTCTTTAAACTAATGAATGAGGTTGAGAACGAGGACCTTGTATTTACTCTGGAGACTATAGTGGACAAGTTTGGGGAGGAAATGGCACCATATGCTCTTGGGTTATGCAAGAATTTG GCGGCTGCATTTTGGAGGTGTATGAACACTGCTGAAGCTGATGATGAAGTTGATGATCCTGGTGCTTTAGCTGCAGTTGGTTGTTTACGTGCCACTAGCACAATTCTTGAATCAGTGAGCAGGCTTCCTCATATTGTTGTGGAAATTGAGCCAACTTTGCTTCCTATAATGCGTAGAATGTTGACAAGTGATGGCCAAG AGGTTTTTGAAGAAGTTTTGGAAATAGTATCATATATAACTCTCTTTTCTCCAACTATATCTCTGGAAATGTGGGGTCTATGGTCATTGATGATGGAAGCATTGGCAGATTTTGCTATTGACTACTTTCCAA ATATTTTGGTTCCTTTGGGCAACTACCTATCCAGGGGAACCGCACATTTCCTCACTTGTAAAGAACCAGATTACCAGCAAAGCCTTTGGACTATGATTTCATCT ATCATGGGAGATAAAAATGTGGAGGACAATGATATTGAGCCAGCTCCGAAGCTCATTCAAGTTGTCTTCCAGAACTGCAAGGGGCAGGTGGATCAATGGGTTGAGCCATATCTCAGAATCACAGTGGAGCGATTACGTCGGGCAGAGAAGTCATACATGAAATGTCTTCTCATGCAAGTG ATAGCAGATGCTCTTTTCTACAATTCAGCTTTGGCACTCGGCATATTGCAAAAGCTAGGTGTTGCAACCGAAATCTTTAATCTTTGGTTCCAGATGCTGCAAGAAGTTAAAAAGAGTGGTGTACGCGTTAATTTTAAAAG GGAGCATGATAAGAAAGTTTGTTGCTTGGGATTGACATCACTACTAGCACTGCCTGCTGGTCATTTGCCAGGGGAAGCCTTGGGACGCATTTTCAGAGCAATCCTTGATCTTTTAGTTGCGTACAAGGATCAAATTGCAG AAGCTGCAAAGGAAGAAGAGGTGGAAGACGATGATGATATGGATGGTTTTCAAACGGATGACGAAGAGGATGATGGTGATGTATCTGACAAGGAAATGGGAGTTGATACCGAGGATGGGGATAAAGCTGACAGCATTAGACTTCAAAAGTTGGCTGAACAG GCAAAGGCTTTTCGCCCATATGATGAGGACGATGATGATTCGGATGATGACTATAGTGATGATGAAGAGTTGCAATCACCAATTGATGAGGTGGACCCGTTTGTTTTCTTTGTGGATACTGTCAAAT CCTTGCAAGTATCAGATCCATTGAGGTTCCAGAACCTCACGCAAACACTTGACTTTCATTGTCAAGCCCTTGCCAATGGTGTTGCCCAGCATGCTGAACAGAGGAAAGCAGAGATTGAAAAGGAAAGAATGGAGAAGGTGGCTGCTGGTGG
- the LOC122300213 gene encoding importin beta-like SAD2 isoform X4 has translation MDLPSLLVILQGALCPSPDERKAAEQSLNQFQYAPQHLVRVLQIIVDNNCDMAVRQVASIHFKNFIAKNWSPHEPDEQRKISQTDKNMVRDNILVFVPQLPPLLRVQIGECLKTIIHADYPEQWPHLLDWVKHNLQDKQVYGALYVLRILARKYEFKSDEERTPVYHIVEETFPHLLNIYNRLVQIVKPSLDVAELIKFICKIFWSSIYLEIPKQLFDPNLFNAWMILFLNVLERPVPLEGQPVDLEIRKSWGWWKVKKWTIHILNRLYTRFGDLKLQNPENKAFAQMFQKNYAGKILECHLNLLNVICVGGYLPDRVINLILQYLTNSISKNAMYNLLQSRLDTLLFEIIFPLMCFNDTDQKLWDEDPHEYVRKGYDIIEDLYSPRTAAMDFVSELVRKRGKENLHKFIQFIVEIFKSYDEALVEYKPYRQKDGALLAVGALCDKLKQTEPYRSQLEHMLVQHVFPEFTSPFGHLRAKAAWVAGQYAHINFSDQNTFRKALHSVVSGMRDPELPVRIDSVFALRSFVEACRDLNEIRPILPQLLDEFFKLMNEVENEDLVFTLETIVDKFGEEMAPYALGLCKNLAAAFWRCMNTAEADDEVDDPGALAAVGCLRATSTILESVSRLPHIVVEIEPTLLPIMRRMLTSDGQEVFEEVLEIVSYITLFSPTISLEMWGLWSLMMEALADFAIDYFPNILVPLGNYLSRGTAHFLTCKEPDYQQSLWTMISSIMGDKNVEDNDIEPAPKLIQVVFQNCKGQVDQWVEPYLRITVERLRRAEKSYMKCLLMQVIADALFYNSALALGILQKLGVATEIFNLWFQMLQEVKKSGVRVNFKREHDKKVCCLGLTSLLALPAGHLPGEALGRIFRAILDLLVAYKDQIAEAAKEEEVEDDDDMDGFQTDDEEDDGDVSDKEMGVDTEDGDKADSIRLQKLAEQAKAFRPYDEDDDDSDDDYSDDEELQSPIDEVDPFVFFVDTVKSLQVSDPLRFQNLTQTLDFHCQALANGVAQHAEQRKAEIEKERMEKVAAGGS, from the exons ATGGACCTTCCCAGCCTCCTCGTCATCCTCCAGGGTGCTCTTTGCCCCAGCCCCGATGAGCGCAAGGCCGCGGAGCAAAGCCTCAATCAG TTTCAGTACGCACCTCAACATTTGGTGAGGGTATTGCAAATTATCGTGGATAATAACTGCGACATGGCCGTGCGCCAAGTCGCCAGCATTCATTTCAAGAACTTCATCGCCAAGAACTGGTCTCCTCATGAGCCTG ATGAGCAGCGGAAGATTTCCCAAACCGACAAAAACATGGTGAGGGACAATATCCTAGTGTTCGTACCACAACTTCCTCCTCTGTTAAG GGTACAGATAGGTGAGTGCCTCAAGACGATTATCCATGCTGACTACCCTGAACAATGGCCACACCTTTTGGACTGGGTGAAGCATAACTTACAAGATAAGCAAGTCTATGGAGCTTTGTATGTGTTACGGATACTTGCTAGAAAATATGA GTTCAAGTCTGATGAGGAGAGAACACCGGTTTATCACATTGTTGAGGAGACATTCCCTCATTTGCTCAATATATATAACAGGCTTGTGCAGATTGTCAAGCCATCGCTTGATGTGGCGGAGCTGATCAagtttatttgtaaaatattttggtCATCCATATAT TTGGAGATTCCCAAGCAGCTCTTTGATCCGAATCTCTTCAATGCTTGGATGATTCTTTTTCTAAATGTATTGGAGAGGCCTGTCCCCTTAGAAGGGCAGCCTGTTGACCTTGAGATTAGGAAATCATGGGGGTGGTGGAAGGTCAAGAAATGGACAATTCACATTTTAAATAGGCTATACACTAG GTTTGGTGATTTGAAACTTCAAAACCCAGAAAACAAAGCTTTTGCGCAGATGTTTCAGAAGAATTATGCAGGAAAGATTTTGGAATGTCACTTAAATTTGCTGAATGTCATTTGTGTCGGTGGATATTTACCTGACAGAGTTATCAATCTGATTCTTCAATATCTAACCAACAG TATCTCGAAGAACGCAATGTATAACCTGCTCCAATCTCGACTTGATACTCTTCTTTTTGAGATAATTTTTCCCCTTATGTGCTTCAATGACACTGATCAAAAGCTTTGGGATGAAGACCCACATGAGTACGTGAGGAAGGGTTATG ATATCATTGAAGATCTATACAGTCCAAGGACTGCTGCCATGGATTTTGTCAGTGAGCTGGTTAGAAAACGTGGAAAAGAAAATCTTCATAAGTTTATTCAATTCATTGTGGAAATTTTTAAAAg TTATGATGAAGCACTGGTAGAGTACAAACCCTATAGACAGAAAGATGGTGCACTTCTCGCTGTTGGAGCTCTTTGTGATAAATTGAAGCAAACTGAACCTTACAGGTCTCAACTTGAGCATATGTTAGTGCAACATGTTTTCCCTGAGTTCACTAGTCCATTTGGGCATCTTAGGGCCAAG GCTGCATGGGTTGCAGGACAGTATGCCCATATAAATTTCTCGGATCAGAACACTTTCCGTAAGGCTTTACACAGTGTTGTGTCTGGGATGCGGGATCCAGAACTTCCTGTTCGTATTGATTCTGTTTTTGCTTTGCGCTCTTTTGTTGAAGCTTGCAGAG ATTTGAATGAAATTCGCCCAATTCTTCCTCAACTCCTTGATG AGTTCTTTAAACTAATGAATGAGGTTGAGAACGAGGACCTTGTATTTACTCTGGAGACTATAGTGGACAAGTTTGGGGAGGAAATGGCACCATATGCTCTTGGGTTATGCAAGAATTTG GCGGCTGCATTTTGGAGGTGTATGAACACTGCTGAAGCTGATGATGAAGTTGATGATCCTGGTGCTTTAGCTGCAGTTGGTTGTTTACGTGCCACTAGCACAATTCTTGAATCAGTGAGCAGGCTTCCTCATATTGTTGTGGAAATTGAGCCAACTTTGCTTCCTATAATGCGTAGAATGTTGACAAGTGATGGCCAAG AGGTTTTTGAAGAAGTTTTGGAAATAGTATCATATATAACTCTCTTTTCTCCAACTATATCTCTGGAAATGTGGGGTCTATGGTCATTGATGATGGAAGCATTGGCAGATTTTGCTATTGACTACTTTCCAA ATATTTTGGTTCCTTTGGGCAACTACCTATCCAGGGGAACCGCACATTTCCTCACTTGTAAAGAACCAGATTACCAGCAAAGCCTTTGGACTATGATTTCATCT ATCATGGGAGATAAAAATGTGGAGGACAATGATATTGAGCCAGCTCCGAAGCTCATTCAAGTTGTCTTCCAGAACTGCAAGGGGCAGGTGGATCAATGGGTTGAGCCATATCTCAGAATCACAGTGGAGCGATTACGTCGGGCAGAGAAGTCATACATGAAATGTCTTCTCATGCAAGTG ATAGCAGATGCTCTTTTCTACAATTCAGCTTTGGCACTCGGCATATTGCAAAAGCTAGGTGTTGCAACCGAAATCTTTAATCTTTGGTTCCAGATGCTGCAAGAAGTTAAAAAGAGTGGTGTACGCGTTAATTTTAAAAG GGAGCATGATAAGAAAGTTTGTTGCTTGGGATTGACATCACTACTAGCACTGCCTGCTGGTCATTTGCCAGGGGAAGCCTTGGGACGCATTTTCAGAGCAATCCTTGATCTTTTAGTTGCGTACAAGGATCAAATTGCAG AAGCTGCAAAGGAAGAAGAGGTGGAAGACGATGATGATATGGATGGTTTTCAAACGGATGACGAAGAGGATGATGGTGATGTATCTGACAAGGAAATGGGAGTTGATACCGAGGATGGGGATAAAGCTGACAGCATTAGACTTCAAAAGTTGGCTGAACAG GCAAAGGCTTTTCGCCCATATGATGAGGACGATGATGATTCGGATGATGACTATAGTGATGATGAAGAGTTGCAATCACCAATTGATGAGGTGGACCCGTTTGTTTTCTTTGTGGATACTGTCAAAT CCTTGCAAGTATCAGATCCATTGAGGTTCCAGAACCTCACGCAAACACTTGACTTTCATTGTCAAGCCCTTGCCAATGGTGTTGCCCAGCATGCTGAACAGAGGAAAGCAGAGATTGAAAAGGAAAGAATGGAGAAGGTGGCTGCTGGTGG
- the LOC122300213 gene encoding importin beta-like SAD2 isoform X2 yields MDLPSLLVILQGALCPSPDERKAAEQSLNQFQYAPQHLVRVLQIIVDNNCDMAVRQVASIHFKNFIAKNWSPHEPDEQRKISQTDKNMVRDNILVFVPQLPPLLRVQIGECLKTIIHADYPEQWPHLLDWVKHNLQDKQVYGALYVLRILARKYEFKSDEERTPVYHIVEETFPHLLNIYNRLVQIVKPSLDVAELIKFICKIFWSSIYLEIPKQLFDPNLFNAWMILFLNVLERPVPLEGQPVDLEIRKSWGWWKVKKWTIHILNRLYTRFGDLKLQNPENKAFAQMFQKNYAGKILECHLNLLNVICVGGYLPDRVINLILQYLTNSISKNAMYNLLQSRLDTLLFEIIFPLMCFNDTDQKLWDEDPHEYVRKGYDIIEDLYSPRTAAMDFVSELVRKRGKENLHKFIQFIVEIFKSYDEALVEYKPYRQKDGALLAVGALCDKLKQTEPYRSQLEHMLVQHVFPEFTSPFGHLRAKAAWVAGQYAHINFSDQNTFRKALHSVVSGMRDPELPVRIDSVFALRSFVEACRGIYMLHTMYLNEIRPILPQLLDEFFKLMNEVENEDLVFTLETIVDKFGEEMAPYALGLCKNLAAAFWRCMNTAEADDEVDDPGALAAVGCLRATSTILESVSRLPHIVVEIEPTLLPIMRRMLTSDGQEVFEEVLEIVSYITLFSPTISLEMWGLWSLMMEALADFAIDYFPNILVPLGNYLSRGTAHFLTCKEPDYQQSLWTMISSIMGDKNVEDNDIEPAPKLIQVVFQNCKGQVDQWVEPYLRITVERLRRAEKSYMKCLLMQVIADALFYNSALALGILQKLGVATEIFNLWFQMLQEVKKSGVRVNFKREHDKKVCCLGLTSLLALPAGHLPGEALGRIFRAILDLLVAYKDQIAEAAKEEEVEDDDDMDGFQTDDEEDDGDVSDKEMGVDTEDGDKADSIRLQKLAEQAKAFRPYDEDDDDSDDDYSDDEELQSPIDEVDPFVFFVDTVKSLQVSDPLRFQNLTQTLDFHCQALANGVAQHAEQRKAEIEKERMEKVAAGGS; encoded by the exons ATGGACCTTCCCAGCCTCCTCGTCATCCTCCAGGGTGCTCTTTGCCCCAGCCCCGATGAGCGCAAGGCCGCGGAGCAAAGCCTCAATCAG TTTCAGTACGCACCTCAACATTTGGTGAGGGTATTGCAAATTATCGTGGATAATAACTGCGACATGGCCGTGCGCCAAGTCGCCAGCATTCATTTCAAGAACTTCATCGCCAAGAACTGGTCTCCTCATGAGCCTG ATGAGCAGCGGAAGATTTCCCAAACCGACAAAAACATGGTGAGGGACAATATCCTAGTGTTCGTACCACAACTTCCTCCTCTGTTAAG GGTACAGATAGGTGAGTGCCTCAAGACGATTATCCATGCTGACTACCCTGAACAATGGCCACACCTTTTGGACTGGGTGAAGCATAACTTACAAGATAAGCAAGTCTATGGAGCTTTGTATGTGTTACGGATACTTGCTAGAAAATATGA GTTCAAGTCTGATGAGGAGAGAACACCGGTTTATCACATTGTTGAGGAGACATTCCCTCATTTGCTCAATATATATAACAGGCTTGTGCAGATTGTCAAGCCATCGCTTGATGTGGCGGAGCTGATCAagtttatttgtaaaatattttggtCATCCATATAT TTGGAGATTCCCAAGCAGCTCTTTGATCCGAATCTCTTCAATGCTTGGATGATTCTTTTTCTAAATGTATTGGAGAGGCCTGTCCCCTTAGAAGGGCAGCCTGTTGACCTTGAGATTAGGAAATCATGGGGGTGGTGGAAGGTCAAGAAATGGACAATTCACATTTTAAATAGGCTATACACTAG GTTTGGTGATTTGAAACTTCAAAACCCAGAAAACAAAGCTTTTGCGCAGATGTTTCAGAAGAATTATGCAGGAAAGATTTTGGAATGTCACTTAAATTTGCTGAATGTCATTTGTGTCGGTGGATATTTACCTGACAGAGTTATCAATCTGATTCTTCAATATCTAACCAACAG TATCTCGAAGAACGCAATGTATAACCTGCTCCAATCTCGACTTGATACTCTTCTTTTTGAGATAATTTTTCCCCTTATGTGCTTCAATGACACTGATCAAAAGCTTTGGGATGAAGACCCACATGAGTACGTGAGGAAGGGTTATG ATATCATTGAAGATCTATACAGTCCAAGGACTGCTGCCATGGATTTTGTCAGTGAGCTGGTTAGAAAACGTGGAAAAGAAAATCTTCATAAGTTTATTCAATTCATTGTGGAAATTTTTAAAAg TTATGATGAAGCACTGGTAGAGTACAAACCCTATAGACAGAAAGATGGTGCACTTCTCGCTGTTGGAGCTCTTTGTGATAAATTGAAGCAAACTGAACCTTACAGGTCTCAACTTGAGCATATGTTAGTGCAACATGTTTTCCCTGAGTTCACTAGTCCATTTGGGCATCTTAGGGCCAAG GCTGCATGGGTTGCAGGACAGTATGCCCATATAAATTTCTCGGATCAGAACACTTTCCGTAAGGCTTTACACAGTGTTGTGTCTGGGATGCGGGATCCAGAACTTCCTGTTCGTATTGATTCTGTTTTTGCTTTGCGCTCTTTTGTTGAAGCTTGCAGAGGTATATATATGCTGCACACTATGT ATTTGAATGAAATTCGCCCAATTCTTCCTCAACTCCTTGATG AGTTCTTTAAACTAATGAATGAGGTTGAGAACGAGGACCTTGTATTTACTCTGGAGACTATAGTGGACAAGTTTGGGGAGGAAATGGCACCATATGCTCTTGGGTTATGCAAGAATTTG GCGGCTGCATTTTGGAGGTGTATGAACACTGCTGAAGCTGATGATGAAGTTGATGATCCTGGTGCTTTAGCTGCAGTTGGTTGTTTACGTGCCACTAGCACAATTCTTGAATCAGTGAGCAGGCTTCCTCATATTGTTGTGGAAATTGAGCCAACTTTGCTTCCTATAATGCGTAGAATGTTGACAAGTGATGGCCAAG AGGTTTTTGAAGAAGTTTTGGAAATAGTATCATATATAACTCTCTTTTCTCCAACTATATCTCTGGAAATGTGGGGTCTATGGTCATTGATGATGGAAGCATTGGCAGATTTTGCTATTGACTACTTTCCAA ATATTTTGGTTCCTTTGGGCAACTACCTATCCAGGGGAACCGCACATTTCCTCACTTGTAAAGAACCAGATTACCAGCAAAGCCTTTGGACTATGATTTCATCT ATCATGGGAGATAAAAATGTGGAGGACAATGATATTGAGCCAGCTCCGAAGCTCATTCAAGTTGTCTTCCAGAACTGCAAGGGGCAGGTGGATCAATGGGTTGAGCCATATCTCAGAATCACAGTGGAGCGATTACGTCGGGCAGAGAAGTCATACATGAAATGTCTTCTCATGCAAGTG ATAGCAGATGCTCTTTTCTACAATTCAGCTTTGGCACTCGGCATATTGCAAAAGCTAGGTGTTGCAACCGAAATCTTTAATCTTTGGTTCCAGATGCTGCAAGAAGTTAAAAAGAGTGGTGTACGCGTTAATTTTAAAAG GGAGCATGATAAGAAAGTTTGTTGCTTGGGATTGACATCACTACTAGCACTGCCTGCTGGTCATTTGCCAGGGGAAGCCTTGGGACGCATTTTCAGAGCAATCCTTGATCTTTTAGTTGCGTACAAGGATCAAATTGCAG AAGCTGCAAAGGAAGAAGAGGTGGAAGACGATGATGATATGGATGGTTTTCAAACGGATGACGAAGAGGATGATGGTGATGTATCTGACAAGGAAATGGGAGTTGATACCGAGGATGGGGATAAAGCTGACAGCATTAGACTTCAAAAGTTGGCTGAACAG GCAAAGGCTTTTCGCCCATATGATGAGGACGATGATGATTCGGATGATGACTATAGTGATGATGAAGAGTTGCAATCACCAATTGATGAGGTGGACCCGTTTGTTTTCTTTGTGGATACTGTCAAAT CCTTGCAAGTATCAGATCCATTGAGGTTCCAGAACCTCACGCAAACACTTGACTTTCATTGTCAAGCCCTTGCCAATGGTGTTGCCCAGCATGCTGAACAGAGGAAAGCAGAGATTGAAAAGGAAAGAATGGAGAAGGTGGCTGCTGGTGG